Sequence from the Sphingomonas sp. SORGH_AS_0950 genome:
GCGAGGGCGGGCGGCCCATGCTGGCCTCCATCGCGGCGCAGATCGTCGCGAAGGGGACGGGGGGCAGCTGGTCCTGAAGCCGCAGCAGATCCTGCGCGGCCTCCTCGCCGACCAGATCGGGGCGGGTGGCCAGCGTCTGGCCCAGCTTGATCGCCGCCGGGCCGATCGCCTGGAAGGCATCGGCATAGGCGGGCTGGACGGGCACGCGCGCGCCGAATCGCGCGACGCGCGCCAGCCGCCGGACGGGGGCGGGCGTGTTGGGATCGCGCTCGATACCCCGCAGCGCGCCATGCCGCGCCAGCGTCCGCCCCCATTTGAGCAGACGCCAGAGATGCACCACCGGCTGGGTCACAGGGCGTACCCGCCCATGCCTGGCTGCATCAAATCTTCCAGCCCGAATGGATCGCGACCAGGCCGCCCATGATCGGCTCGACCTTGGTCTCGACGAAGCCCGCCTCGCGGATCATCCGCTCGAAGGTCGGCATGTCGGGGAAGCGGCGGATCGATTCGATCAGATAGCGATAGCTGTCGGCATCGCCCGCCAGCATCTGGCCCAGCTTGGGGACCAGCTTGTGCGAATAGGCGTCATAGACTTCCGAAAAGCCCGGCCAGACGGTGGTCGAGAATTCCAGGCAGAAGAAACGCCCGCCACGGCGCAGCACGCGGTGCGCTTCCTTGAGCGCGGCCGGGATGTCGGTGACGTTCCGGATGCCGAACGCGATCGTATAGGCATCGAAGAATTTGTCGGGGAAGGTCAGGACCTCGGCATTGGCCTCGGTCCAGACCAGGCCGTCGATGCCGCGGTCCTGCGCACGCTTCATGCCGACTTCCAGCATCGCCGGATTGATGTCGGCGACCGTGATGCTCGCCCCTGATTCGGCCAGGCGGAAGGCGATGTCGCCGGTGCCGCCCGCCATGTCGAGGATCTGGTCGCTGGCGCGCGGCTTCACCCGGCGGACGAAGCGATCCTTCCACAGCCGGTGCATGCCGCCCGACATGGCGTCGTTCATCAGGTCGTATTTGGAGGCGACGTTGGTGAAGACCCCGCCGACACGGGCAGCCTTCTCGTCGCGGGGCACATCTTCATAGCCGAAGGAGACGGTATCGCTCATGGACTTGCCCTAGCCCGGCCTTGCTGGCGGGGCAAACGCTACCTAGCTGTTTGGGCGACGAAAGCCATTCAGAGGGACGATGCCCGAACTTCCCGAGGTCGAAACCACCGTGCGCGGCCTGACGCCGGTGCTGGCGGGCGAGCGGTTGACGCTGGTCGAGCCGCGCCGTGCCGACCTGCGTCGCCCGTTCCCCGCCGAGCTGCGCCAGCGGATGACGGGCGCGACGGTCACGGCGCTGGGGCGTCGCGCCAAATACGGCCTGATCGACACCGATCGGGGCGATACCATGGTCTTCCACCTGGGCATGTCGGGCCGCTGGCGGATCGATCCGGGCGAGCCGCTGGTCCATGACCATCTGCTGCTGGAGACGGGGGCGGGGCGGCGGCTGGCGCTGAACGATCCCCGGCGGTTCGGTTTCGTCGATCTGTGGCCGACCGCCGAACTGGCCGGCTATCCGCCGTTCCTCGCCATGGGGCCCGAGCCGCTGGGCCCCGACTTTACCGCCGACTATCTGGCGACGGCGCTGGAGGGGCGGGCGGCCCCGATCAAGGCGATGCTGCTCGACCAGCGAATCGTCGCGGGCCTGGGCAATATCTATGTGTGCGAGGCGCTGCACATGGCGCGGATCACGCCGGGGCGTGCGGCCGGGCAGATTTCGCGGGCGCGACTCGTGCGGCTGGTCGAGGCGATCCGGGCGGTGCTGGAGGCCGCGATCCTGGCGGGCGGGTCGTCGCTGCGCGATTATGTCCGCCCCGATGGCGAACTGGGCTATTTCTCGAAGGAGTGGCGGGTCTATGGTCGCGAGGGCGAGGCCTGCGAATGCGGGGCGATCGTCCGGCGCCGGACCGATTCGGGGCGGTCGACTTTCTGGTGTGCGACCTGCCAGCGGAGTTGACGACCGTCCCGCCAAGGTTTAAGGGGCGCGGCTTCAAAGCTGGTGCGTCGCGCCGCTATTCCTTTTGATCGAAATTTAGAGGTTTTCATGGCGAACACGCCGCAGGCCAAAAAGCGTATCCGTCGCAACGAACGTCGCGCCGTCATCAACGGCAACCGCGTCAGCCGCATCCGTACCTTCGTGAAGAAGGTCGAAGCCGCCCTGGCCGCCGGTGACAAGGAAACCGCGACGGTCGCTCTGGCCGCGGCGCAGCCCGAAATGGCGCGTGGCGTTGCCAAGGGTGTGCTGCACAAGAACACCGTGGCGCGCAAGTTCTCGCGCCTGACCAAGCGCATCGCCGCGCTGGCCTAAGCCTCTCAAAGCGACGAACGAAACCCGCCGGGGGCGGTCCCCCGGCGGGTTTTTTCGTGCGCCTGTCCCGGGTTAACGCATCGATTCCGTATCGGGCGTCGGGAACAAATCCGCGCTTTGCCGAACCCTAGGATTCTCCGCGATTCGACTAGATCGGGTCCGGGGAAGGCTTTCGTGCGCCTTGGTTAATTTGTAGCGATTTCAGTGGGTTAAGAGATAATTGGACGGGTTTCTGCGGGCTTTTGCCTGTCAATCCGGTTTATTTCAGATTTATGGCCGGACACGGTCTTGATCAGACCCCACCATGGCTCATAATCGGTATCCCAGCAGCGGCGTTACGTCGCCGCGTCATGGAAATAGCAAGGTGACAGGACCGGGCCGAATCCCCTCGATTCGCTCCAGGGATGTCCTGTCGCCAAGTGAAACAGGGTCGGCCGTCAGCGGCGGCCGGTGAGTATGGAGTGCGCGGGTGACGAATTGGCAGGCAACGCGACCGACGTCGGACCAGGCTCGTGCCTGGGCGCGCGTCCGCGCGAACCTGCGCGAATCGGCAGGGGCGCGGCTGTTCGACCAGTGGCTCAAGCCCATGGAACTGATCGAGGGCGATGAGCCCGATACGGTCCGCCTGGCGCTTCCCTCGGCCTTTGCGACCAACTGGGTGCGCAGCCATTATGCGGACCGGCTCCACCTGGAATTCAAGGCGGTGCTGCCCGAGGTCCGCTCGGTCGTCATCGAAACCCGCGCGC
This genomic interval carries:
- a CDS encoding class I SAM-dependent methyltransferase, with product MSDTVSFGYEDVPRDEKAARVGGVFTNVASKYDLMNDAMSGGMHRLWKDRFVRRVKPRASDQILDMAGGTGDIAFRLAESGASITVADINPAMLEVGMKRAQDRGIDGLVWTEANAEVLTFPDKFFDAYTIAFGIRNVTDIPAALKEAHRVLRRGGRFFCLEFSTTVWPGFSEVYDAYSHKLVPKLGQMLAGDADSYRYLIESIRRFPDMPTFERMIREAGFVETKVEPIMGGLVAIHSGWKI
- the mutM gene encoding bifunctional DNA-formamidopyrimidine glycosylase/DNA-(apurinic or apyrimidinic site) lyase, whose protein sequence is MPELPEVETTVRGLTPVLAGERLTLVEPRRADLRRPFPAELRQRMTGATVTALGRRAKYGLIDTDRGDTMVFHLGMSGRWRIDPGEPLVHDHLLLETGAGRRLALNDPRRFGFVDLWPTAELAGYPPFLAMGPEPLGPDFTADYLATALEGRAAPIKAMLLDQRIVAGLGNIYVCEALHMARITPGRAAGQISRARLVRLVEAIRAVLEAAILAGGSSLRDYVRPDGELGYFSKEWRVYGREGEACECGAIVRRRTDSGRSTFWCATCQRS
- the rpsT gene encoding 30S ribosomal protein S20, which codes for MANTPQAKKRIRRNERRAVINGNRVSRIRTFVKKVEAALAAGDKETATVALAAAQPEMARGVAKGVLHKNTVARKFSRLTKRIAALA